TTGCCGGTCGGCAGGTCGGCGGTCCAGCTATGCGCCCCGGTCCAGCCTGAGCCCGGCACCAGCACCAGCTGCTTGGCCCCCGTCTCCCGGATCGCCGCGATGGCGGCGTTGGCGGCGGTGAGCCAGCGGTCGGCCGGGATGTCGTGCGGCTCGTTCATCAGCCCGAACACCACCGAGGCATCGCCCCGGAAGTGCCGCGCCAGGCGCCGCCAGACGTCGGCGAAGGCCTCTGGCGTCACCATCTCGGTGCCGATCCGCGCCTTGCCGTAATAGGCGTAGTTGTGCAGGTCGATCACCGTGCGCATCCCTCCTTGCGTCGCGGCCGAGACCGCGGCTTCGAGGCGGGCGAGCTCCTCCGGATCGAGGGGCTGGCGCAGGGCCGGCTGCAGCCGCTCCCAGCGGACCGGCAGCCGCATCGTCGTCATCCCCAGACCCGCGAAGCGGCCGATCGTCGGCGCCGAGGGGTAGAGGTAGTCGAAGCCGTAGCGGCCCGGCACGGTGCCGAACTCGGCCCCGCTGATGTTGACGCCGCGCAGGCAGGTGGGCGCCGCAGCGGCAGGGGAGGGGGGGAGCGCCAGGATCAGGCAGGCGAGGGCGAGGAGGCGGCGCATCTCATTCCGCCGCATGCGCGGGAGCCGCCGCCGCGTGCGCGGGGGCCGGGGAGAGGGGTTGCGCCGGGGCCCAGGCCCGGCGGGTGAAGAAGGCGGTCGCGCGGCTGTCGATGTCCCAGTTCGCCCGCACCCAGCGGGCGAGCACCAGGTTGATGACGATCGTCCAGCCGACATTCGCCACCGCGACGCCCATGATGCCGAACGGCACCGCGATGAGGCAGAGCAGGACCGCGTAGACGGAGTACAGGATCGCGTTGCTGATCAGGATGTAGCGCTCGCCGCCGCCGATCGTGAGCAACGTCGGGCCGGGGCCGAAGAAGGCGCCCACCACCGCCGACAGGCTGAGCACCATCAGCACGTCGGTATGGGCGGCGAAATCCGGCTTGAACAGGCCGAGGGCGAAGGGCGCGCCGACCGCCATCACCACGGCGCCCGCCGACGAGATCGCGAAGCTCGCCAGCGACAGCCGGCCGATCAGGCGCTGCGCCCCCTCCCGGTCGCGGGCCTGGAAGTGGCTCGCGATCATCGGCATGCTGACCGTGTCGATCGCCGCGCTCGGCAGGTTGATCAGCGTCGCGTAGCGCAGGGCGACGAAGTAGAACGCTGCCTGTTCCATGCCGAGAGCGGCGCCGACGATCACGGTCTCGAGGAAGGCGGCCGCGGCCACGATCACGTTGTTGGCGGTGAACAGCAGGCTCTCGCCGCGCCAACCCTGTGCCTTGTGCGGGTGGCGGAAGCCCCCGCGCCAGGAATCCCAGCCGTGCAGCCCCGCGAGGTGGCGGATCTGGTAGAGCGTCATCGCGAGGAGCAGACCGAGCACGATCTCCATCGCGACCGTCGCGCCGGTGAGGAGGCCGGCCGAGGCGGCGCCCCAGAGCAGCACCGAGCAGGCGCCGCGCCACACCACCTCCCGGGGCAGCAGCGCGAGCCAGATCCGGCCGTGAACGCGAAAATAGTTCTGCAGGTACTCGGACAGGGCGAACACGCCCGCGAAGGCACAGGCGAGGTGGAGCCGGTGATAGGGGTCGGGCAGGGCCTCCTCGGCGACGAAGACCACCGCGCTCGAGGCCAGCATCAGCAGAATCGCCGCGGTGACCCAGGCGAGGTTGTAGCGCACCAGCGCGTCGTTGTGCGGCACCACGCCGTCGCGCGCCCGGTAATGCTTCAGCACCAGGTTCTGCTGGCCGAACGCCGCGATCAGCCCGAGCCCGCTGCCGAAGGTGAACAGGAACACGTAGACGCCGTACTCGTAGGTGGTGAGCAGGCGGCTCGCGACCAGCAGCATCACGAAGCCGAGGACGGCGCTCGCGATGCGGGCGACGAAGGCCGAGGCGAATTGCTGCGTGCGGCCCGACCGGCGCAGCCGCGCGACGAGTGTCAGCATCGTGTCCGTGGCCTCTCGCTGAGCGCGGGGGCTTGTCGCGCCCGCCGCTCCGACTCCCGGGGTAGCAGTCATCCCCTATCGGGACTTTAACGCGATCCCTCGCACCCGCTGCGAATGCCGAGACATCATCGCCTTGCCGGCCCGGGACGAGAAGCTTAGCCATTCGCAACGACTCAGATACGGCGTTGTCGGTATTCGTCCAATCTGTCGTTAACCCTGCGCTGAATTAAGACTGCATCTCGGATGGGGTGGGCTGCATTCACTTTGCGCGGGGCGCGACCGGCCGGTAATTCTTCATCGATCCCGGCGATGGTCTTGCCTCGACACGGATCACCTCAACCCCGATTGGATGCGTCCCATGCCTGACCGCACCCTCGACATGGCGCCTGGAGCCGCGAGCGTCGACCGTCTCGATCTCGAGGGCGTCACCGTGAGCGACCTCACCCGCGACCAGCTGCTCGCCCGCCTGCGCGACGTCCTCGACCGGCGCGCCCAGCTGTGCCTCGGCTTCTGCAACGCCAACATGCTGCTCAAGGCCCTGTGCACGCCGGCCTACGCGGCGTCCCTGCGCAGCTTCCTGCTCGTCAGCGACGGGCTCGGGATCGACCTGTGCTCGGCCCTGTTCCGCGGCCGCTTCTTCCGCCAGAACCTCAACGGCACCGACCTGATCCCGGCCTTCCTGGCCGCCGAGACGGTACCGCGCACGCTGTTCCTGCTCGGGGCCAAGCCCGGCATCGCCGAGGCGGCGGCGCGCAACCTGGCGCTGCTCTATCCCCAGCACCGGGTCGTCGGCGTGCAGGACGGCTACTTTCCGGCCGAGGAGCTGGGGGCGGTGATCGCCGGGATCAACGCCGCCTCGCCCGACATCCTGCTCGTCGCCCTCGGCAATCCGGGCCAGGAGACCTTCATCGCCGAGCACGCGCACCGGATCGACGCGCGGCTGCTGATGGGGGTCGGGGCGCTGCTCGACTACACGGCCGGCGCGTCCGTCCGGGCCCCTGCGGCGTTCCGCCTCGTGCGGCTCGAGTGGTTGTTCCGCCTTCTGCGCGAGCCGCGCCGCCTCGGGCGCCGTTACACCGTCGACATCGTGGTCTTCGTGGCGACGATCCTCCGCCTACGGCTGGCGGGCCTCGTGCGCGACCGTCCCTTCCGCGTCGCCCGCTCGTGATCCTGGCGCCGGCGCGAGGGGGCTGGCCTCTCGTAGACAATTCGGCAAACTTGAAGACCTAGAACAATCGACGAGGGCAACGGCATCGGGCGCTGCTCGGCGGACAGGGCGAAGGACGAGTTCAGATGCTGACCGACGGCGCACGCGAAGGGCCGATCTCGGGGCCGATCCTGGGACCGGCCGCGGAGAGCCTGGCGGCGGAGCCGGTCCCGGTCGTGCTCGGCGACGCGTTCGGCTGGTTCAGCCCGGGCGCGCGCCGGCGCGGCGTTCTCCTTTGCGGCACCTTCGGGTTCGAGCAATGGTGCGCCTACCGCTCCTGGCGCGAGCTCGCCGCGATGATCGCCGGCACCGGCTGCCCGACCCTGCGCTTCGACTATCCGGGCCAGGGCGATTCCCGTGATCCGGCGGGCCCCGAGATCCCGGCGGCGCTCGACGCGATCCGGGCCGGTATCGCCTACCTGCGCGAGCGGGCGGGGGCGGAGGAGGTCGTGGTGGTGGGCCTGCGCCTCGGCGCGACCCTGGCCGCGCTCTCGGGCGGGGACATCGACCGGCTGGTGATGCTGGCGCCGTTCTCCACCGGCAAGGCCTATCGCCGCGAGATGGCGATGCAGTCGCGGCTCATCGACGTGATGCCCGACCGCACGCCGATGCCGCAGGAGCCCGACTCGCTGATGGTCGGCAGCTTCCTCCTCGGGCCGCGGACCCTCGCCGACCTCGCCCGGCTCGACCTCGCGGCCTCCAAGCGCGCCCCGGCGCCGCAGATCCTGATGCTCGGGCCGAAGATCGAGACCCTGGCCGAGCGCTACCGGGCGCTCGGGAGCGATGTCGAGACCGGGCCGCTCCCCGACCTGACCCAGCTCGTCTCCGATCCGCTCTTCCCCCGCCTTCCGGCCGAGACCTTCGCGCGGGTGCGCGACTTCGCCGTGGCGCAGGCGCCCGCGCCGGCCGCCTCCTCGCCCGTCCCCGCGTCCATCCCCTCGCCCGCGCCGTGCCGGCTCGCCGATGCGGCGTGGCAGGAGGAGGTGTCGCGCTTCGGCCCCGGCCTCGTCGGCATCCTGTGCCGGCCGCGGGGGGCGTGGGGCGGCGGCACGGTGCTGGTGGTCAATTCCGGGCGCAACCCGCGCGCCGGCCACGGCCGGCAGACGACGCAGCTCGCCCGGCGGCTGGCTGCGTCCGGCATCGCCTCGTTCCGCTTCGACCTGCGCGGCGTCGGCGACAGCGCCGAGCGCCCGGACGGCGCCCCGCCGCTCTACACCGTGGACGCGGTCGAGGACGTCCAGGCCGCGCTCAACCATCTCGAGGCCCGGCAGCACACGCCCTGCGTGGTCCTCGGCGTCTGCAGCGGCGCGTTCCTGGCCTTCCAGACGATCTGCCGCGACGAACGGCTGTCCGCGGCGGTCCTGGTCAACCTGTACTGCTTCGACGTCGCGCCCGGCACCGACGTCGAGACGATGATCCGCGATTCCTTCCGCGGCGAGGTGAGCTACGCGGAGCGGGCGCGGCAGGGCGCCCTCTGGCGCCGGATCGTCAGCGGCGAACTGCCCGTCGGCCGGATCCTGCGGGCGGTGGGGCGCGACGCCCGGGCCCGGCTCGCGGCCTGGACGGCGCGCATCCCGGGCCTCGCCCCGGGCGGCGTGACGGTGGCCCGGCGGGTGGCGCGGCTGCGCCGCCGCGGCGCACGGATCCACGCGGTCTACAGCCGGGGCGACCGGGGCATCGCCGCGCTCGCCGCCAATCTCGGCCAGTCGCCCGAGGGTATCGCGCGCAAGCTCGGCTACCCCGTCACCGTCCTGGACGACGTCGACCACAACCTGAGCCGGCCCGCCGACCAGGAGCGGCTCTTCGCGATCGTGCGGGACGCCGTCGAGGATGCGCGGCGCGCCCGCAGCGCCGAGCCCGAAGCCGGCCTGGCGGCCCGCCCGCGCGACGTCCCGGACCCGTCCGGGTCCCGTCCGGCCCCCGTTGCGGCGGTGCGGGCGTGAGCGGCGTCGCCCTCACCGGCGGCCCGGGGGCCGCGCGGGCGACCCTCGTCGTGACGGCCAGGCCCGGAGCGCGTTGCGGCGTCTCCGACTACACCGAGAAGCTGCGCACGATCATCGGCGAGCGCGGCCTCGACGTCCGGGTGGAGCGCCTGCCGACCTGGTCGGTCCGGGGCCTGCTGCGCGTCTGGCGGCAGGGCGCCGGCCGCCGCTCGGTCCTGCACGTGCAGTACCCGTCGATGAATCTCGGCAAGTCGCCGGCCGTCGCCCTCGCGCCGGTCCTGGTCGGGGGCTCGCGCCTCTACCTGACCCTGCACGAGTTCACGATCTTCAACCGGGTCCGGAAATGCTATTTCCTGACCTTCGCGCTGTCGCGCGCCACGGTGATCTTCTCGAACGAGTTCGAGCGCCGCGCCTTCGAGGCGTTCTTCCCTGTCCGCCGCTGCCGCACGCTGGTGGTGCCGATCGGCTCCAACATCGCGGTCGGCCGGCCGGACGTCCCCTCCGAGGCGCGCGAGCCGACGCTGGTCTATTTCGGCCAGATCGGCCCGGACAAGGGTCTCGAGGATTTCCTGGCGGTGGCGGAGCGGCTGCGCGCCGAGGGCGAGCGGCTCGCCATCGCGGTCATCGGCTCGCCCTCCGGCCCCGATTGCCCGGTCTTCCGGGAGGTCTCGGCGCGGGCCGAACGGCTCGGAATCCGGCTCGTCCTCAATGCCGAGCCGGAGCGGGTCTCCGACGAATTGTCCCGGGCCCGCGTCGCCCTCCTGCCGTTCCCCGACGGGGTGAGCGAGAAGCGCGGATCGGCTCTCGCGTGCCTGGAGCACGGCCTGGCGGTCGTCACCACGCACTCGGCCAAGACGCCGGACTGGCTCGAGGCCGCGACGGTGCCCCACCTCTCGGTCGAGGCGACGGCGGCCGCCATCCGCGGGCTGGTCTCGGCGGAGGGCCACCGCGCGGCCCTCGCCGGCCGCGATCCGGACGCCCTGCGCGCCCGCACCTGGCCGAGCATCGCCGAGCGGCACCTGGCACTGTACGGGTTGGGATGACGTGGCGTCTGTTTGATCTATTGTATTGCTAATAAACCGCGGGATCGCCTGGAGAGGGGGGACGCGCTTTATCTTTTCTCGAACATCTCGGGCGGAAAGCGTTTGACCTCCGGGTCAGCCCCCCGCCGCCGCGGCGAAGGCCCGGCTCAGCCCCTGCCACACCTCCATCCCGTACATGATCTCGCCGCCCGGCGGCGGCCGGGAGAAGTCGTAGACCGGCGCCGCCCGGAAGCGCTCGGGGCCGAACCCGAACAGGGCGAGGTTGCCGGTCTGGCTGCGATGGCAGGCGAAGGCCGCCTCCTTGCGGCGGGCCGCCTCCGGCGTCAGCGGGACGACGACCTCCGGGCAGCCCGGATCGTCGAGGAAGCGCCCGGTGCGCAAGGCCCCGTTCACCCGGTGGTAGCTGGTGAATTCGAGCCGCGCCGGGGCGTGGCTGCCCTGGCGGGCGAGGCGCGCGCAGGCCTGCTGCACCGCGAAGGCCGCCGCGTCGTGATCGAAATGGCCGCCCTCGTAGGGGTGGGTCAGGACCGCGTCGACGCAGATCAGGTCCTCGGCCAGCCGCTCGATCACGGTCGCCAGGTGGTCCGCGAGCCGCCCGTCCGGGATTTCGTAGAAGACCTGGCGGGCGAGGCGGCCCTCGACCAGCACGGCGAGCGCGTCGACGAGCTCGCCGCGTCGCGCCGCCGCGTAGGCCTGGCGCGTCGGGAACCCGGCCTGCGCCGCGAAGGCCGGATCGAGCGGCGCGCCGTCCGAGATCTGCAGCAGGGTGAGGTCCCGCAGATGGGCCATCACGCCGCCGAGCCCGATCGTCTCGTCGTCCGGATGCGCCGTGACGACCGCCACCGCCAGATCGAGGGGCTGGCGCGCCGCCAGGGTGCGCAGCACCCGCTCCCCGGCCGCGGCAGGATCGGTCGTCATGGGCGTCCTCATGGTCGTCGTCTTCTTGGCGGCTTCGGCCCGGGTGGTCATGCGGTGAGATTCATCGTGCGCCCGCGGGGACGGGCTGGTCGGCGGTCTCGAGGCGGTAGCGGGCGAGGTCGGCGAGGCCCGGGCGGGTCGCCTTGCCGGACCACGCATCCGCGATCGACCCGATATCGACGGCGACGCCGCCGCGGGCGGCGATCTCGCGGCAGTAGAGCTTGCCCAGGTAGCCGGCCGCGACGAGCCAGAGCACGCCCGGCCAGTCCCGGCCGCGCAGCCGCGCCGTCACCCGCCCGAAGGCGTCCGGGTAGTGGGGACCCGGCATCCCGGTCGCGCCGATGACGGCGGCGAAGCGCTTCTCCTCCGGCACGAGCAGGGCGGCCGCGACCCGTGTGCCGGGCCGGCGCGCCAGCGCGGCGGCCAGAGCCGGGTGGCAGGAGATCAGG
This is a stretch of genomic DNA from Methylobacterium sp. 17Sr1-1. It encodes these proteins:
- a CDS encoding glycoside hydrolase family 5 protein, which gives rise to MRRLLALACLILALPPSPAAAAPTCLRGVNISGAEFGTVPGRYGFDYLYPSAPTIGRFAGLGMTTMRLPVRWERLQPALRQPLDPEELARLEAAVSAATQGGMRTVIDLHNYAYYGKARIGTEMVTPEAFADVWRRLARHFRGDASVVFGLMNEPHDIPADRWLTAANAAIAAIRETGAKQLVLVPGSGWTGAHSWTADLPTGNNAAIMLGTVDPGDNFAYEVHQYLDADYSGTHAECSRGADALQAVERLTGWLAQNGRRAFLGEIGAPGNRGCADRLGAILRHLNANPQAWIGWTVWAAGDLWAPDYPLRLDPAGATAPVVAAIQAAARSKPSCEP
- a CDS encoding lipopolysaccharide biosynthesis protein; the encoded protein is MLTLVARLRRSGRTQQFASAFVARIASAVLGFVMLLVASRLLTTYEYGVYVFLFTFGSGLGLIAAFGQQNLVLKHYRARDGVVPHNDALVRYNLAWVTAAILLMLASSAVVFVAEEALPDPYHRLHLACAFAGVFALSEYLQNYFRVHGRIWLALLPREVVWRGACSVLLWGAASAGLLTGATVAMEIVLGLLLAMTLYQIRHLAGLHGWDSWRGGFRHPHKAQGWRGESLLFTANNVIVAAAAFLETVIVGAALGMEQAAFYFVALRYATLINLPSAAIDTVSMPMIASHFQARDREGAQRLIGRLSLASFAISSAGAVVMAVGAPFALGLFKPDFAAHTDVLMVLSLSAVVGAFFGPGPTLLTIGGGERYILISNAILYSVYAVLLCLIAVPFGIMGVAVANVGWTIVINLVLARWVRANWDIDSRATAFFTRRAWAPAQPLSPAPAHAAAAPAHAAE
- a CDS encoding glycosyltransferase, which encodes MSGVALTGGPGAARATLVVTARPGARCGVSDYTEKLRTIIGERGLDVRVERLPTWSVRGLLRVWRQGAGRRSVLHVQYPSMNLGKSPAVALAPVLVGGSRLYLTLHEFTIFNRVRKCYFLTFALSRATVIFSNEFERRAFEAFFPVRRCRTLVVPIGSNIAVGRPDVPSEAREPTLVYFGQIGPDKGLEDFLAVAERLRAEGERLAIAVIGSPSGPDCPVFREVSARAERLGIRLVLNAEPERVSDELSRARVALLPFPDGVSEKRGSALACLEHGLAVVTTHSAKTPDWLEAATVPHLSVEATAAAIRGLVSAEGHRAALAGRDPDALRARTWPSIAERHLALYGLG
- a CDS encoding WecB/TagA/CpsF family glycosyltransferase, producing the protein MPDRTLDMAPGAASVDRLDLEGVTVSDLTRDQLLARLRDVLDRRAQLCLGFCNANMLLKALCTPAYAASLRSFLLVSDGLGIDLCSALFRGRFFRQNLNGTDLIPAFLAAETVPRTLFLLGAKPGIAEAAARNLALLYPQHRVVGVQDGYFPAEELGAVIAGINAASPDILLVALGNPGQETFIAEHAHRIDARLLMGVGALLDYTAGASVRAPAAFRLVRLEWLFRLLREPRRLGRRYTVDIVVFVATILRLRLAGLVRDRPFRVARS
- a CDS encoding alpha/beta fold hydrolase, producing MLTDGAREGPISGPILGPAAESLAAEPVPVVLGDAFGWFSPGARRRGVLLCGTFGFEQWCAYRSWRELAAMIAGTGCPTLRFDYPGQGDSRDPAGPEIPAALDAIRAGIAYLRERAGAEEVVVVGLRLGATLAALSGGDIDRLVMLAPFSTGKAYRREMAMQSRLIDVMPDRTPMPQEPDSLMVGSFLLGPRTLADLARLDLAASKRAPAPQILMLGPKIETLAERYRALGSDVETGPLPDLTQLVSDPLFPRLPAETFARVRDFAVAQAPAPAASSPVPASIPSPAPCRLADAAWQEEVSRFGPGLVGILCRPRGAWGGGTVLVVNSGRNPRAGHGRQTTQLARRLAASGIASFRFDLRGVGDSAERPDGAPPLYTVDAVEDVQAALNHLEARQHTPCVVLGVCSGAFLAFQTICRDERLSAAVLVNLYCFDVAPGTDVETMIRDSFRGEVSYAERARQGALWRRIVSGELPVGRILRAVGRDARARLAAWTARIPGLAPGGVTVARRVARLRRRGARIHAVYSRGDRGIAALAANLGQSPEGIARKLGYPVTVLDDVDHNLSRPADQERLFAIVRDAVEDARRARSAEPEAGLAARPRDVPDPSGSRPAPVAAVRA
- a CDS encoding PIG-L family deacetylase; this translates as MTTDPAAAGERVLRTLAARQPLDLAVAVVTAHPDDETIGLGGVMAHLRDLTLLQISDGAPLDPAFAAQAGFPTRQAYAAARRGELVDALAVLVEGRLARQVFYEIPDGRLADHLATVIERLAEDLICVDAVLTHPYEGGHFDHDAAAFAVQQACARLARQGSHAPARLEFTSYHRVNGALRTGRFLDDPGCPEVVVPLTPEAARRKEAAFACHRSQTGNLALFGFGPERFRAAPVYDFSRPPPGGEIMYGMEVWQGLSRAFAAAAGG